The proteins below come from a single Xyrauchen texanus isolate HMW12.3.18 chromosome 3, RBS_HiC_50CHRs, whole genome shotgun sequence genomic window:
- the her7 gene encoding hairy and enhancer of split related-7, producing the protein MKLLGETENIKMDRKLLKPQVERRRRERMNRSLDNLRTLLMQGPEHNSSTQRRMEKAEILEYTVLFLQNSVTQAKKAKDEEGREKHQFIEGFSTCLQKAARFMIDEGEARGMEGSISATLCQRLSQPSVPANIKLPVRIQNSSRIQVPGSTVQHDLHLQKQQQNSVCKQGLSSAGRNIVVPFRSTEPSTMQSHGKTHTAAQPTSQHQAPVSETVWRPWP; encoded by the exons ATGAAATTGCTTGGAGAGACTGAGAACATAAAAATGGACAGAAAG TTGTTAAAGCCTCAGGTAGAAAGACGAAGAAGAGAGAGGATGAATCGGAGTCTGGATAACCTGAGGACTCTACTAATGCAAGGCCCTGAGCACAAT AGTTCTACCCAACGAAGAATGGAGAAAGCAGAAATCCTGGAGTACACTGTCCTCTTTTTGCAAAACTCTGTCACTCAGGCCAAGAAAGCAAAGGATGAGGAGGGACGAGAAAAACACCAGTTTATCGAAGGCTTCTCAACATGTCTTCAGAAAGCTGCCCGTTTCATGATAGATGAAGGTGAGGCTCGTGGAATGGAGGGTTCAATATCAGCCACACTGTGTCAACGCCTGAGCCAGCCCAGTGTGCCGGCCAACATCAAGCTGCCTGTCAGAATTCAGAACTCCTCCAGAATTCAGGTTCCAGGTTCAACTGTACAGCATGATCTGCATCTGCAGAAGCAGCAGCAGAATTCGGTTTGCAAACAAGGGCTTTCATCGGCTGGCAGGAACATTGTGGTTCCGTTCAGAAGCACAGAACCAAGCACGATGCAAAGTCATGGAAAAACACATACAGCAGCCCAGCCAACCTCCCAACACCAAGCACCAGTCAGTGAAACTGTCTGGAGACCTTGGCCTTAA